From a single Tursiops truncatus isolate mTurTru1 chromosome 20, mTurTru1.mat.Y, whole genome shotgun sequence genomic region:
- the PRPSAP1 gene encoding phosphoribosyl pyrophosphate synthase-associated protein 1 isoform X2: MRAKELPWSDKIRRRSESVLLPSENKLVESCPPPCPHLRWRLGAELGKSVVYQETNGETRVEIKESVRGQDIFIIQTIPRDVNTAVMELLIMAYALKTACARNIIGVIPYFPYSKQSKMRKRGSIVCKLLASMLAKAGLTHIITMDLHQKEIQGFFSFPVDNLRASPFLLQYIQEEIPNYRNAVIVAKSPDAAKRAQSYAERLRLGLAVIHGEAQCAELDMDDGRHSPPMVKNATVHPGLELPLMMAKEKPPITVVGDVGGRIAIIVDDIIDDVESFVAAAEILKERGAYKIYVMATHGILSAEAPRLIEESSIDEVVVTNTVPHEVQKLQCPKIKTVDISLILSEAIRRIHNGESMAYLFRNITVDD; this comes from the exons ATGAGAGCAAAAGAACTCCCATGGAGCGACAAGATCAGGCGGCGGAGTGAATCCGTGCTGCTTCCCTCGGAAAACAAGCTTGTAGAGAGTTGCCCACCGCCCTGCCCTCATCTGAGATG GCGTCTTGGTGCTGAATTGGGGAAGTCTGTGGTTTATCAAGAGACCAATGGAG aaacaagAGTTGAAATAAAAGAATCTGTTCGTGGCCAAGATATTTTCATTATACAGACAATACCCAG AGACGTGAATACAGCCGTGATGGAGTTACTGATCATGGCTTATGCACTGAAGACCGCGTGTGCCAGGAATATTATCGGCGTCATCCCCTACTTCCCCTACAGCAAGCAGAGCAAGATGCGGAAGAGGGGCTCCATCGTATGCAAGCTCCTGGCGTCCATGCTAGCGAAAGCCG gttTAACTCACATTATCACTATGGATCTTCATCAAAAGGAAATACAAGGCTTTTTCAGCTTTCCTGTGGACAACCTTAGAGCCTCACCTTTCCTGCTTCAGTATATCCAGGAAGAA ATTCCAAATTATAGGAATGCAGTCATCGTAGCTAAGTCTCCTGATGCTGCAAAAAG GGCCCAGTCGTACGCAGAGAGGCTGCGTCTGGGTTTAGCTGTGATCCACGGGGAGGCTCAGTGTGCAGAGCTGGACATGGATGACGGCCGTCATTCTCCCCCGATGGTTAAGAACGCGACTGTCCACCCTGGGCTGGAATTGCCAT TGATGATGGCCAAGGAGAAGCCACCGATCACGGTAGTCGGAGATGTTGGAGGACGCATTGCGATCATTGTG GATGACATCATTGATGATGTGGAAAGTTTTGTTGCTGCTGCGGAGATCCTGAAAGAGAGAGGTGCTTATAAGATCTACGTCATGGCCACTCACGGCATCCTGTCTGCGGAGGCCCCCCGTCTGATTGAGGAGTCCTCCATCGACGAG GTGGTGGTGACGAATACTGTCCCTCACGAGGTCCAGAAGCTGCAGTGTCCCAAGATTAAGACTGTGGACATCAGTCTGATTCTTTCTGAAGCGATTCGGAGAATCCACAACGGGGAGTCCATGGCGTACCTTTTCCGAAACATCACAGTGGACGACTAG
- the PRPSAP1 gene encoding phosphoribosyl pyrophosphate synthase-associated protein 1 isoform X1 translates to MPKKLLLLPPLSVSSAFRAPRACPAARPAMNAARTGYRVFSANSTAACTELAKRITERLGAELGKSVVYQETNGETRVEIKESVRGQDIFIIQTIPRDVNTAVMELLIMAYALKTACARNIIGVIPYFPYSKQSKMRKRGSIVCKLLASMLAKAGLTHIITMDLHQKEIQGFFSFPVDNLRASPFLLQYIQEEIPNYRNAVIVAKSPDAAKRAQSYAERLRLGLAVIHGEAQCAELDMDDGRHSPPMVKNATVHPGLELPLMMAKEKPPITVVGDVGGRIAIIVDDIIDDVESFVAAAEILKERGAYKIYVMATHGILSAEAPRLIEESSIDEVVVTNTVPHEVQKLQCPKIKTVDISLILSEAIRRIHNGESMAYLFRNITVDD, encoded by the exons ATGCCCaagaagctgctgctgctgcccccgcTCTCCGTGTCCTCCGCTTTCCGCGCCCCGCGAGCCtgccccgccgcccgcccggcCATGAACGCCGCCCGCACCGGCTACCGAGTCTTCTCGGCCAACTCCACGGCTGCCTGCACCGAGCTGGCCAAGCGCATCACCGA GCGTCTTGGTGCTGAATTGGGGAAGTCTGTGGTTTATCAAGAGACCAATGGAG aaacaagAGTTGAAATAAAAGAATCTGTTCGTGGCCAAGATATTTTCATTATACAGACAATACCCAG AGACGTGAATACAGCCGTGATGGAGTTACTGATCATGGCTTATGCACTGAAGACCGCGTGTGCCAGGAATATTATCGGCGTCATCCCCTACTTCCCCTACAGCAAGCAGAGCAAGATGCGGAAGAGGGGCTCCATCGTATGCAAGCTCCTGGCGTCCATGCTAGCGAAAGCCG gttTAACTCACATTATCACTATGGATCTTCATCAAAAGGAAATACAAGGCTTTTTCAGCTTTCCTGTGGACAACCTTAGAGCCTCACCTTTCCTGCTTCAGTATATCCAGGAAGAA ATTCCAAATTATAGGAATGCAGTCATCGTAGCTAAGTCTCCTGATGCTGCAAAAAG GGCCCAGTCGTACGCAGAGAGGCTGCGTCTGGGTTTAGCTGTGATCCACGGGGAGGCTCAGTGTGCAGAGCTGGACATGGATGACGGCCGTCATTCTCCCCCGATGGTTAAGAACGCGACTGTCCACCCTGGGCTGGAATTGCCAT TGATGATGGCCAAGGAGAAGCCACCGATCACGGTAGTCGGAGATGTTGGAGGACGCATTGCGATCATTGTG GATGACATCATTGATGATGTGGAAAGTTTTGTTGCTGCTGCGGAGATCCTGAAAGAGAGAGGTGCTTATAAGATCTACGTCATGGCCACTCACGGCATCCTGTCTGCGGAGGCCCCCCGTCTGATTGAGGAGTCCTCCATCGACGAG GTGGTGGTGACGAATACTGTCCCTCACGAGGTCCAGAAGCTGCAGTGTCCCAAGATTAAGACTGTGGACATCAGTCTGATTCTTTCTGAAGCGATTCGGAGAATCCACAACGGGGAGTCCATGGCGTACCTTTTCCGAAACATCACAGTGGACGACTAG
- the PRPSAP1 gene encoding phosphoribosyl pyrophosphate synthase-associated protein 1 isoform X3 produces the protein MELLIMAYALKTACARNIIGVIPYFPYSKQSKMRKRGSIVCKLLASMLAKAGLTHIITMDLHQKEIQGFFSFPVDNLRASPFLLQYIQEEIPNYRNAVIVAKSPDAAKRAQSYAERLRLGLAVIHGEAQCAELDMDDGRHSPPMVKNATVHPGLELPLMMAKEKPPITVVGDVGGRIAIIVDDIIDDVESFVAAAEILKERGAYKIYVMATHGILSAEAPRLIEESSIDEVVVTNTVPHEVQKLQCPKIKTVDISLILSEAIRRIHNGESMAYLFRNITVDD, from the exons ATGGAGTTACTGATCATGGCTTATGCACTGAAGACCGCGTGTGCCAGGAATATTATCGGCGTCATCCCCTACTTCCCCTACAGCAAGCAGAGCAAGATGCGGAAGAGGGGCTCCATCGTATGCAAGCTCCTGGCGTCCATGCTAGCGAAAGCCG gttTAACTCACATTATCACTATGGATCTTCATCAAAAGGAAATACAAGGCTTTTTCAGCTTTCCTGTGGACAACCTTAGAGCCTCACCTTTCCTGCTTCAGTATATCCAGGAAGAA ATTCCAAATTATAGGAATGCAGTCATCGTAGCTAAGTCTCCTGATGCTGCAAAAAG GGCCCAGTCGTACGCAGAGAGGCTGCGTCTGGGTTTAGCTGTGATCCACGGGGAGGCTCAGTGTGCAGAGCTGGACATGGATGACGGCCGTCATTCTCCCCCGATGGTTAAGAACGCGACTGTCCACCCTGGGCTGGAATTGCCAT TGATGATGGCCAAGGAGAAGCCACCGATCACGGTAGTCGGAGATGTTGGAGGACGCATTGCGATCATTGTG GATGACATCATTGATGATGTGGAAAGTTTTGTTGCTGCTGCGGAGATCCTGAAAGAGAGAGGTGCTTATAAGATCTACGTCATGGCCACTCACGGCATCCTGTCTGCGGAGGCCCCCCGTCTGATTGAGGAGTCCTCCATCGACGAG GTGGTGGTGACGAATACTGTCCCTCACGAGGTCCAGAAGCTGCAGTGTCCCAAGATTAAGACTGTGGACATCAGTCTGATTCTTTCTGAAGCGATTCGGAGAATCCACAACGGGGAGTCCATGGCGTACCTTTTCCGAAACATCACAGTGGACGACTAG